One part of the Cyclobacteriaceae bacterium genome encodes these proteins:
- a CDS encoding ankyrin repeat domain-containing protein: MKTAVLYLISSITKVSLWAVVLVLTACGVKENAQGQSAKAPAIDLHTAVITDNLEAVKQHIAAGSDLNVKDPFGGSSPLISAAVFGKTEMAKVLLDAGVDINFQNNDGSTALHTAAFFCRPEIVKLLLAKKADKSIKNKYGATAYDNVAGSFSELKDVYDIMKNTLGPMGLKLDYAYLEKTRPEIAAMLK; encoded by the coding sequence ATGAAAACAGCAGTTCTCTATTTAATTTCTTCCATCACGAAAGTATCCCTGTGGGCGGTAGTATTGGTGTTAACCGCCTGTGGGGTAAAAGAAAATGCACAGGGCCAAAGCGCCAAAGCCCCTGCAATTGACTTGCATACAGCCGTAATTACTGACAATCTGGAAGCTGTGAAGCAGCACATTGCAGCGGGCAGCGATTTGAATGTAAAAGATCCGTTTGGCGGATCAAGTCCACTGATCAGTGCGGCAGTATTTGGCAAAACGGAAATGGCGAAAGTGCTTTTAGATGCCGGTGTGGATATCAACTTTCAGAATAACGATGGCTCCACCGCTTTGCATACCGCTGCATTTTTTTGCCGTCCGGAGATTGTAAAGCTGCTATTGGCAAAGAAAGCCGATAAATCTATCAAGAATAAATACGGGGCAACTGCCTACGACAATGTTGCCGGCTCGTTCAGTGAGTTGAAAGATGTGTATGACATTATGAAAAACACACTTGGCCCAATGGGACTAAAACTGGATTATGCTTACCTCGAAAAAACCCGGCCGGAAATTGCAGCGATGTTGAAATAG
- a CDS encoding acyltransferase family protein codes for MRRYDIDWLRVIAIGLLLIYHVAIGFQPWGVMIGFITNQNPWAALWTPMMLLNVWRIPLLFFVSGMGVYFAMQKRNWKQLITERAWRILLPFVFGMFAIVPVHVLIWRYHYNMEVHYNWNPGHLWFLGNIFSYVVLLAPVLFYLKHNEGGIVVRYLKSILCHPMGLLLVATAFVLEVIITKPVPFELYAMTWHGFFLGLLAFFFGFCFVLSGAAFWQMIQRLRLLFMITGTTLFLLRVYYFGMSIPGYLMVVESMSWILTILAFGSKYLNKPGKVLTYLSEAAYPVYIVHMIFLYLGSHLIFKWPLPSPVQFVLVLLFTLAGCFGTFEIIRKLKWIKPFFGLRIEQ; via the coding sequence ATGAGACGCTACGACATTGACTGGCTTCGTGTGATCGCCATCGGATTACTTTTAATTTACCATGTTGCTATTGGTTTCCAGCCCTGGGGCGTAATGATCGGGTTTATCACCAATCAAAATCCATGGGCAGCTTTGTGGACACCCATGATGCTGTTAAATGTGTGGCGTATTCCCTTGCTATTCTTTGTTTCGGGCATGGGCGTGTACTTTGCCATGCAAAAACGAAACTGGAAACAACTTATTACCGAACGCGCGTGGCGTATTTTGTTGCCGTTTGTATTTGGCATGTTTGCGATTGTGCCGGTGCATGTGCTGATCTGGAGGTATCATTATAACATGGAAGTGCACTACAACTGGAATCCGGGACACCTGTGGTTTCTGGGGAACATCTTCAGTTATGTAGTGTTGCTCGCGCCCGTTTTGTTTTACCTGAAGCATAACGAAGGTGGGATTGTTGTTCGCTACCTGAAAAGTATTTTATGTCACCCCATGGGCTTGCTGCTGGTTGCAACTGCCTTTGTGCTGGAAGTGATAATTACCAAGCCCGTTCCGTTTGAGTTGTACGCCATGACGTGGCACGGTTTCTTTTTGGGTTTGCTGGCATTTTTCTTCGGTTTTTGTTTTGTACTGAGTGGTGCAGCGTTTTGGCAGATGATTCAGCGGTTGCGTTTGCTTTTTATGATCACCGGCACTACACTTTTTCTGTTGCGTGTCTATTATTTTGGTATGAGTATACCCGGCTACTTAATGGTAGTTGAATCGATGAGTTGGATACTGACGATACTTGCTTTCGGCAGCAAATACCTGAACAAACCGGGCAAGGTGCTGACATACCTGAGTGAAGCCGCGTACCCGGTGTATATCGTGCACATGATTTTTTTATACCTCGGATCGCATTTGATTTTCAAATGGCCATTGCCATCGCCAGTTCAGTTTGTGCTGGTGTTGCTATTTACGTTGGCCGGATGCTTCGGCACGTTTGAAATCATTCGAAAATTGAAATGGATAAAACCTTTCTTTGGATTAAGGATAGAGCAGTAG
- the mltG gene encoding endolytic transglycosylase MltG: protein MKYAKSPIRLFVFIIVSVLLISFTFYAYQICYTPNILVGKEDRYIYIPADATFETVQKILHEGEYVQDLMSFSFLSRLMDYDKLVKPGRFILRSNMNNIQAIRFLRAGEQEPVRITFNNVRLITDLPEKITQNIALTPAEFEAALTGFLAGDSRGFTKENILCMFLPNTYEVYYTISGKQLVERMYTEYERFWNDERKQKAQTIGLTPVQVSILASIVQAESVKRDEAPIIAGLYINRLKQGIALQADPTLVYAVGDFTLKRVLNEHKEVESPYNTYKYRGLPPGPINMPEIATLEAVLNYKPSNFLYMCAKEDFSGYHNFTASYSEHLKNAARYQQALTREQRIARANQNKR, encoded by the coding sequence ATGAAATACGCAAAATCCCCCATCCGACTATTTGTATTCATTATTGTTTCCGTACTGCTCATTTCGTTCACATTCTACGCCTACCAGATTTGCTATACGCCTAACATATTGGTTGGCAAAGAAGACCGGTACATTTACATTCCGGCTGATGCCACCTTTGAGACTGTCCAAAAGATTTTACATGAGGGCGAGTATGTGCAGGACCTGATGTCGTTCAGTTTCCTTTCGCGGTTGATGGATTACGATAAGTTGGTTAAGCCTGGTCGTTTTATCCTGCGCAGCAACATGAACAACATTCAGGCTATCCGCTTTTTAAGGGCGGGCGAGCAGGAACCCGTGCGGATTACGTTTAACAACGTTCGCCTGATAACAGACCTGCCCGAAAAAATTACGCAAAACATAGCCCTTACCCCGGCTGAATTTGAAGCGGCATTGACGGGTTTTTTGGCCGGTGATTCGCGTGGGTTTACTAAAGAAAACATTTTGTGCATGTTCCTGCCCAATACCTATGAAGTGTATTACACCATCAGTGGCAAACAATTGGTTGAGCGCATGTACACGGAGTATGAACGCTTCTGGAATGATGAACGCAAACAAAAGGCGCAAACAATCGGGCTAACTCCGGTTCAGGTTTCTATTCTTGCTTCTATTGTGCAGGCCGAATCGGTTAAACGCGATGAGGCCCCCATTATTGCCGGGCTCTATATAAACCGATTGAAGCAAGGTATTGCCCTGCAGGCCGATCCTACCCTGGTTTATGCCGTTGGTGATTTCACATTAAAGCGTGTACTCAATGAACACAAGGAAGTAGAGTCGCCTTATAATACTTATAAGTACAGAGGCCTGCCACCCGGTCCCATAAACATGCCCGAGATTGCCACCCTGGAGGCCGTGCTGAATTACAAGCCGAGCAATTTTTTGTACATGTGCGCCAAAGAAGATTTTTCAGGCTACCATAACTTTACAGCTTCGTATAGCGAGCATTTAAAAAATGCTGCACGTTACCAACAGGCATTAACCCGCGAGCAACGCATTGCCCGTGCTAACCAAAATAAAAGATAG
- a CDS encoding acyl-CoA thioesterase, with translation MYQSETTVRVRYGETDQMGYVYYGYYAMYYEVARVEALRKLGLTYREIEAMGIIMPVLENHSKFLTAGKYDEQLRIVTTIKEKPSVRISFHYDIYNENNKLIHQGQTMLAFVDQKSGRPCRPPQAMMDVLAPFFA, from the coding sequence ATGTATCAATCGGAAACAACAGTACGTGTTCGTTACGGTGAGACCGATCAGATGGGATATGTTTATTACGGATACTATGCCATGTACTATGAGGTGGCACGTGTGGAAGCCTTGCGTAAGCTTGGCCTAACCTACCGGGAAATAGAAGCCATGGGAATAATTATGCCTGTATTGGAGAACCATTCGAAGTTTTTAACGGCCGGTAAGTACGATGAACAGTTGCGCATAGTAACCACCATTAAAGAAAAGCCATCGGTGCGTATTTCTTTTCATTACGATATTTACAACGAAAACAATAAACTGATACACCAGGGACAAACCATGCTGGCGTTTGTGGACCAGAAATCGGGTAGGCCATGCCGGCCACCCCAAGCTATGATGGATGTACTGGCACCTTTCTTTGCATGA
- a CDS encoding threonylcarbamoyl-AMP synthase: MPAELLKIHPQNPEPRKIARVVEVLRNSGVIIYPTDTIYGIGCDLMNRKAVERVCKIMDIKPHKLDLSFICNDLSHISVYVKRIDTPVFKVLKKSLPGPYTFIFESSSKVPKILDVNKKTVGIRIPDHNIPRMLVAELGNPLITSSIKDDDHIKEYTTDPEEIYEDFKNKVDIVIDGGAGGNIPSTVVDCTSNDFVILRQGLGELNF; this comes from the coding sequence ATGCCTGCCGAATTGTTAAAAATACACCCCCAGAATCCGGAACCACGAAAAATAGCACGGGTTGTAGAGGTGTTGCGAAATAGCGGGGTGATCATTTACCCTACCGATACGATTTATGGCATTGGGTGTGACCTGATGAACCGCAAAGCCGTGGAGCGTGTGTGCAAAATCATGGACATTAAACCGCATAAGCTCGACCTTTCCTTTATCTGCAACGACCTTAGCCATATTTCAGTATATGTAAAGCGCATTGACACGCCCGTTTTTAAGGTATTGAAAAAATCATTGCCAGGTCCTTACACCTTTATTTTTGAATCCAGCAGCAAAGTGCCTAAAATCCTTGATGTGAATAAAAAAACAGTGGGCATACGCATACCTGATCATAACATTCCACGCATGCTCGTGGCCGAATTGGGCAATCCTTTGATAACCTCCTCTATAAAGGATGATGACCACATAAAAGAATACACCACCGACCCGGAGGAGATTTATGAAGACTTTAAAAATAAAGTGGATATTGTGATTGACGGTGGAGCCGGTGGAAACATACCCTCAACCGTGGTGGATTGTACGTCCAATGATTTTGTAATCCTGCGACAAGGACTTGGCGAATTGAATTTTTAA
- a CDS encoding helix-turn-helix domain-containing protein codes for MSNASPHDLDFLNQLTAKIEEHLAEEQFGVSELADAMNMSRSNLLRKVKKATSLSVSQLINQVRLQRGMELLRTTSLNVSEVSHRVGFNSTSYFIKCFREYYGYPPGEAGKRSAEQTVPIAAPPIKQRPKYWIVTVLLVIAAVIFGWWVLTPKTQKEKSITEKSIVVLPFKNDSADSTNIYLINGLMEATLNNLQKIKDLNVLSRTSAEKYRNSNKTIPEIAKELNANYFVEGSGQKMGDRIVLTIQLIDGATDRHLWSKQYRREANDIFTLQQEIANDIAAEIQAVITPEEKTRIEKIPTTNMEAYDSFLKGLDLLNKNGDENLQQALIYFDEAIAHDNTFSLAYACAGIACYYLDVFRTEKEHVEKMGTYADKALLYDPKLGEGHTAKAMYYLIKKEYQQALPYLEKGLEYNPNSSLLIGLLADYYANYMPNTGKYLEYALRGMRLGAEGKDSVEVSYFYLRLGNALIQTGFVDESLHYIDKSLELSEHNMYSRYVRAFVMYAKTKDLNNTRNLLLAEFQKDTMRFDILQDLGKVSYYLNDFETAYQYYQRFNRMREAMKLDVYQHENMIIGVTYEKAGQKEAGKQFIESYREFLNHDQSAYRHAGLGMYYAYTGNKQKALEHFRQFAKEDNIQYWLILFIDKDPMLAGMATDPEMKKVLREIEKKFWANHNKLKLRLEEQGLL; via the coding sequence ATGAGCAACGCCTCTCCCCACGACTTAGATTTTCTGAACCAACTCACCGCTAAAATTGAAGAACACCTAGCGGAAGAGCAGTTTGGAGTAAGTGAATTGGCTGATGCCATGAACATGAGCCGCTCCAACCTGCTGCGCAAGGTTAAAAAAGCCACCAGCCTGTCGGTGAGCCAGCTCATCAACCAGGTGCGGTTGCAACGCGGTATGGAGTTGTTGCGCACTACCTCATTGAATGTTTCAGAGGTATCGCACCGGGTGGGGTTTAACAGTACCTCGTATTTCATTAAATGCTTCCGCGAATATTATGGTTACCCGCCTGGTGAGGCCGGAAAGCGCAGTGCCGAACAGACTGTGCCCATAGCGGCACCCCCGATAAAACAACGTCCGAAGTATTGGATCGTGACTGTTCTACTGGTAATTGCAGCAGTTATTTTTGGATGGTGGGTGCTCACGCCAAAAACCCAGAAAGAAAAAAGCATTACAGAAAAATCCATTGTGGTGCTGCCCTTCAAAAACGACAGTGCCGACTCCACCAATATTTATCTCATCAACGGACTGATGGAGGCCACGCTAAACAACCTGCAAAAGATCAAAGACCTGAACGTACTTAGCCGTACATCAGCAGAAAAATACCGCAACAGCAACAAGACCATACCGGAAATTGCAAAAGAACTGAACGCGAATTATTTCGTGGAAGGAAGCGGCCAGAAAATGGGCGACCGCATTGTATTAACCATTCAATTGATTGATGGCGCCACCGATCGCCACCTGTGGAGCAAACAATACAGGCGCGAAGCCAATGACATCTTTACGTTGCAGCAGGAAATCGCCAACGACATTGCCGCAGAAATTCAGGCCGTGATTACACCCGAAGAAAAAACCCGCATTGAAAAAATCCCTACCACCAACATGGAGGCATACGACTCCTTTTTAAAGGGGTTGGATTTATTGAACAAAAATGGGGACGAAAATCTGCAGCAAGCACTTATCTATTTTGATGAAGCCATCGCACACGACAACACTTTTTCGCTTGCTTATGCCTGTGCCGGTATTGCATGTTACTACCTGGATGTGTTTCGTACCGAAAAAGAACATGTAGAAAAAATGGGCACCTATGCCGATAAGGCGTTGCTGTACGATCCCAAACTTGGCGAAGGCCATACCGCCAAAGCCATGTATTACTTAATAAAGAAAGAATACCAGCAGGCATTACCATACCTTGAAAAAGGACTGGAGTATAATCCCAACTCGTCATTACTTATCGGGTTGCTGGCTGATTATTACGCCAACTATATGCCCAATACCGGCAAGTACCTGGAGTACGCGTTGCGTGGCATGCGTCTCGGTGCAGAAGGTAAAGATTCCGTTGAAGTGAGCTATTTCTACCTGCGGTTGGGGAATGCGCTCATCCAAACCGGGTTTGTGGATGAATCGCTGCATTACATTGATAAATCACTGGAGCTCTCTGAACACAATATGTACTCGCGCTATGTACGTGCCTTTGTGATGTATGCGAAAACCAAAGACCTGAACAACACACGTAACTTGTTGCTGGCTGAATTTCAAAAAGACACCATGCGTTTTGATATTCTCCAAGACCTGGGCAAGGTGAGTTACTACTTAAACGACTTCGAAACGGCATATCAATACTACCAACGTTTTAATCGCATGCGCGAAGCGATGAAGCTGGATGTGTATCAACACGAAAACATGATTATTGGTGTAACGTATGAAAAGGCCGGACAGAAAGAAGCAGGCAAGCAATTTATTGAAAGCTACCGCGAATTTCTGAACCACGACCAGAGCGCCTACCGCCATGCCGGCCTGGGCATGTACTATGCCTACACCGGTAACAAACAAAAAGCGTTGGAGCACTTCCGCCAGTTTGCCAAAGAGGACAACATACAATATTGGCTTATACTTTTCATCGATAAAGATCCAATGCTGGCAGGTATGGCCACCGACCCTGAAATGAAAAAAGTACTACGCGAGATTGAAAAGAAGTTTTGGGCTAACCATAATAAACTGAAGCTTCGGCTGGAGGAGCAGGGGCTGTTGTAA
- a CDS encoding YihY/virulence factor BrkB family protein: MKYKHKKFFLQFTRARVLLAWTKKVRFKRYDNVSLYTIAKTLLSNLQKDEILDRANGVSFNFILAIFPAIIFLFTLIPYVTVYFPELNTEAIMEFLGEQLPPSMYEVISSTVLDIISNQRGGLLSFGFVLSFYLSTNGMMALMRAFNACYKTIENRGAIKTRLIATALTVNLAVALLVAIALLIIGQLVLNYITDNLNELPGINLDGATVYMLFALRFIVIFIVFFLVISSMYYFGPAIHYNWRFFSIGSFIATFFSLAVSYGFSYYITHFGTYNKIYGSIGVLIALMIWIQLITIVLLAGYELNASIHDSRRKESIRQAKRVIRKIETVRG; encoded by the coding sequence ATGAAGTATAAACACAAGAAATTCTTTCTTCAGTTTACACGGGCCAGGGTATTATTGGCCTGGACAAAGAAGGTGCGCTTTAAGCGCTACGACAATGTATCGTTGTATACAATTGCAAAAACGCTGCTCAGCAATTTGCAAAAAGATGAAATCCTTGACCGGGCCAACGGTGTTTCGTTCAATTTTATTCTTGCCATTTTTCCGGCCATTATTTTCCTGTTCACCCTTATTCCGTATGTAACGGTTTATTTCCCCGAACTCAATACCGAGGCTATCATGGAATTTTTGGGCGAGCAGTTGCCGCCCAGTATGTATGAAGTGATTTCTTCTACCGTGCTGGACATCATCAGCAACCAGCGTGGTGGGTTGTTATCGTTTGGTTTTGTGTTGTCGTTTTACCTGTCGACCAATGGTATGATGGCGTTAATGCGTGCCTTCAATGCCTGCTACAAAACCATTGAAAACCGCGGGGCAATTAAAACCCGGTTAATCGCTACGGCCTTAACCGTTAACCTGGCCGTAGCCTTATTGGTGGCCATTGCCTTGCTGATTATTGGTCAGTTGGTGTTGAACTACATTACCGATAACCTGAATGAATTGCCCGGTATTAACCTGGATGGTGCCACCGTGTATATGCTTTTCGCACTGCGTTTTATTGTCATCTTTATCGTATTCTTTTTGGTAATCTCCAGTATGTACTATTTTGGCCCGGCTATTCATTACAATTGGCGGTTCTTTTCCATCGGTTCATTCATAGCCACTTTTTTCAGCCTGGCTGTTTCCTACGGCTTTTCGTATTACATCACACACTTTGGCACGTACAATAAAATTTACGGCTCTATTGGGGTACTCATTGCGCTGATGATCTGGATACAGCTTATCACCATTGTGTTGCTGGCCGGTTATGAACTCAACGCCAGTATACATGACAGTCGCAGAAAAGAGTCCATCCGCCAGGCCAAGCGGGTAATTAGAAAAATAGAGACGGTGCGGGGGTAG